A genomic window from Oscillatoria salina IIICB1 includes:
- a CDS encoding amino acid ABC transporter permease yields the protein MTTVNTQKPDLSPPPATQTNPLTWLQKNLFSTWYNSLITLTIFAVFFQFFKGFLTWATTQAKWTVIPANLSLFFVGRFPKDEYWRLWLILAVIIFLSGLTWGTLARNSPKLFSINSLIGLTVTGLVILTITGLIVVLLPISITYRLLLLAMVVFLVVTAWVGKQVAKKTPNLVNWLPLAWFLSFFIVLWLMTGGLILDNVSTNDWGGLLLTVYMAVVGIVLSLPFGILLALGRQSTLPVICWLCRLYIEIIRGVPLITILFMGQVMLPFFLPADWRPDRVLRAIVGLTMFSAAYLAENVRGGLQSIPRGQSEAAKALGLNTPLTLILIVLPQAIKSVIPAIVGQFIGLFQDTTLLAIVGLVELLGISRSILANPRYIGRYAEVYLFIGVIYWLICFAMSQGSKRLERQLNIERN from the coding sequence ATGACAACTGTAAATACTCAAAAACCCGATCTTTCTCCACCACCTGCAACCCAAACCAATCCTCTTACTTGGCTGCAAAAAAACCTCTTTAGCACCTGGTATAACAGTTTAATTACCCTAACTATTTTTGCTGTTTTTTTTCAATTTTTTAAAGGTTTTCTGACCTGGGCAACTACGCAAGCAAAATGGACTGTAATCCCCGCTAATTTATCCTTATTTTTTGTTGGCAGATTTCCCAAAGACGAATATTGGCGTTTGTGGCTAATTCTCGCAGTAATTATTTTCCTATCCGGATTAACTTGGGGAACTTTAGCCAGAAATAGTCCCAAATTATTTAGCATAAATAGTTTAATCGGTTTGACTGTAACTGGCTTAGTTATTTTAACTATAACTGGATTGATTGTCGTCTTACTACCAATCTCAATAACTTACCGCTTATTGTTATTAGCAATGGTAGTTTTCCTTGTAGTTACTGCTTGGGTAGGGAAACAAGTAGCTAAAAAAACACCTAATTTAGTTAATTGGCTTCCTTTAGCTTGGTTTCTCTCCTTTTTTATCGTCCTTTGGTTAATGACAGGTGGATTAATTCTCGACAACGTATCAACTAATGACTGGGGGGGATTACTCTTAACAGTATATATGGCAGTAGTAGGAATTGTTTTGTCTCTACCTTTTGGGATTTTATTAGCCCTAGGAAGACAAAGCACTTTACCAGTAATTTGTTGGCTTTGTAGATTATACATTGAAATAATTCGAGGCGTACCACTAATTACAATTTTATTTATGGGACAAGTCATGCTTCCCTTTTTCTTACCCGCAGACTGGCGACCAGACCGCGTATTAAGAGCTATAGTAGGTTTAACAATGTTTAGTGCTGCTTATTTAGCAGAAAATGTTCGGGGTGGTCTACAATCAATTCCTAGAGGACAATCAGAAGCAGCTAAAGCATTGGGATTGAATACACCTTTGACTTTAATTTTAATTGTTTTACCTCAAGCGATTAAGTCAGTGATTCCAGCAATTGTCGGTCAATTTATTGGTTTGTTCCAAGATACAACTTTACTCGCTATTGTGGGTTTGGTGGAGTTATTAGGAATTAGTCGTTCTATTTTAGCAAATCCTCGTTATATCGGTCGCTATGCTGAGGTTTATTTGTTTATTGGGGTTATTTATTGGCTAATTTGTTTTGCTATGTCTCAAGGAAGTAAACGTTTAGAAAGGCAGTTAAATATCGAGCGCAATTGA
- a CDS encoding amino acid ABC transporter ATP-binding protein has protein sequence MINEKPATLIEDEFPGEEREKAIIASEVHKWYASNNFYVLRGVSLSVNRGEVVVIMGPSGSGKSTFIRTFNALEAYQKGQIIIDGIELSHDLKNIDAIRREVGMVFQQFNLFPHMTVLQNVTLAPIWVRRWKKAEAEAIAMQLLEKVGILEQAKKYPGQLSGGQQQRVAIARALAMKPKIMLFDEPTSALDPEMVREVLDTMRSLAAEGMTMVCVSHEVGFAREVADRVVLMADGLLVEEAPPEEFFNNPKHDRTQQFLSQIL, from the coding sequence ATGATTAATGAAAAACCAGCTACTCTAATTGAAGATGAATTTCCGGGAGAGGAAAGAGAAAAGGCGATTATTGCTAGTGAAGTTCATAAATGGTATGCAAGCAATAATTTTTATGTTTTGCGCGGTGTAAGCTTGTCAGTTAACCGAGGAGAAGTAGTAGTAATTATGGGACCTTCGGGTTCGGGAAAATCTACATTTATTCGGACATTTAATGCGTTAGAAGCTTATCAAAAAGGTCAAATAATTATTGATGGAATCGAACTTTCCCACGATTTGAAAAATATTGATGCAATTAGAAGAGAAGTGGGAATGGTATTTCAACAATTTAATTTATTCCCCCACATGACTGTGCTACAAAATGTGACTTTAGCACCGATTTGGGTACGTCGGTGGAAAAAGGCAGAAGCAGAGGCGATCGCGATGCAATTGCTGGAAAAAGTTGGTATCCTGGAACAAGCGAAAAAGTATCCGGGACAACTATCTGGGGGACAACAGCAAAGAGTGGCGATCGCGCGCGCTTTAGCGATGAAACCAAAAATTATGCTTTTTGACGAACCCACTTCCGCACTCGATCCCGAAATGGTAAGAGAAGTTTTGGATACTATGCGATCGCTAGCCGCAGAGGGAATGACTATGGTTTGTGTAAGTCATGAAGTGGGTTTCGCTCGTGAGGTGGCTGATAGGGTAGTATTAATGGCTGATGGGCTATTAGTGGAAGAAGCACCCCCAGAAGAATTTTTCAACAACCCAAAACACGATCGCACCCAACAATTTTTATCTCAAATTTTGTAG
- the ribD gene encoding bifunctional diaminohydroxyphosphoribosylaminopyrimidine deaminase/5-amino-6-(5-phosphoribosylamino)uracil reductase RibD, producing MTTENKAIASFDRQMMLRCVELARLGLGKTSPNPLVGAVVVQDGKIVGEGFHPQAGQPHAEVFALQDAGELARAATVYVSLEPCNHYGRTPPCTEALIAAGVAKVVVGMVDPDPRVSGGGIERLRAAGIEVVVGVESEICQKLNEAFIHRVLYQRPFGILKYAMTLDGKIATNTGHSAWVTGEKARHRVHQLRAASDAVIVGGNTVRLDNPHLTTHDSNARNPLRVVMSRSLDLPVDSYLFSVDEAPTLLLTETGINPDLQQALRKKGVEVVELTPLTPGEVMKYLYERQLSSVLWECGGTLAASAIAAGAVQKVMAFVAPKIVGGKVAPSPVGDLGLEKMTQALQLSRLTLHSVEPDFLIEGYLPVNG from the coding sequence ATGACGACTGAGAACAAAGCGATCGCTTCTTTTGACCGCCAAATGATGCTACGGTGTGTCGAACTAGCTCGTCTGGGCTTGGGAAAAACTTCTCCTAATCCTTTGGTGGGTGCTGTGGTTGTCCAAGACGGTAAAATTGTTGGCGAAGGATTTCATCCCCAAGCAGGTCAACCTCATGCGGAAGTTTTTGCTCTGCAAGATGCTGGTGAGTTGGCTCGCGCAGCAACGGTTTATGTGAGTTTAGAACCTTGCAATCACTATGGTAGAACTCCACCTTGTACTGAGGCTTTAATTGCGGCTGGAGTGGCGAAAGTGGTTGTCGGCATGGTAGACCCCGATCCTCGTGTTTCTGGGGGTGGCATTGAGCGGCTAAGGGCAGCAGGGATTGAAGTTGTGGTTGGGGTGGAATCAGAAATTTGTCAGAAGTTAAATGAAGCTTTTATCCATCGAGTCCTCTACCAGCGTCCGTTTGGTATTTTAAAGTACGCGATGACTTTAGATGGCAAAATTGCTACTAATACTGGTCATAGTGCTTGGGTGACTGGTGAAAAAGCACGTCATCGGGTGCATCAGTTACGAGCGGCTTCGGATGCGGTCATCGTGGGCGGTAATACGGTACGCTTGGATAATCCTCATTTGACTACTCATGATAGTAATGCTCGCAATCCTTTACGAGTAGTTATGAGTCGTAGTTTAGATTTACCTGTTGATTCTTATTTGTTTTCTGTTGATGAAGCGCCAACTTTACTGTTGACGGAAACAGGTATTAATCCGGATTTGCAACAGGCTTTGCGGAAAAAGGGTGTGGAGGTAGTGGAGTTAACACCTTTAACACCAGGTGAGGTGATGAAATACTTGTACGAACGACAACTTTCTAGCGTGTTATGGGAATGTGGGGGTACTTTAGCAGCTAGCGCGATCGCGGCTGGCGCAGTGCAAAAAGTTATGGCTTTTGTTGCTCCGAAAATTGTTGGCGGTAAGGTTGCTCCTTCGCCAGTAGGAGATTTAGGGCTGGAAAAAATGACCCAAGCTTTACAGTTGTCAAGGTTGACTCTGCACTCTGTAGAACCAGATTTTTTAATTGAAGGTTATTTGCCTGTTAATGGTTAA
- the mreD gene encoding rod shape-determining protein MreD, with the protein MIKISQLSPLGREIVNWAVTIGSVILCTMFLLTRMPGTALLGIGPHWLLIWVVAWSVKRTVFQGAIAGLALGLIQDGMTSGLIGDSISYLPSHALSLAVVGILTACIKKQKYIQEDFISIALIVFGMAILAETLTAFQHILVGLRELAEVWSFHQRIALSSAILSSLWAPVIYYPLNLWWQRMKAFEQ; encoded by the coding sequence GTGATTAAAATTTCTCAGTTATCTCCCCTTGGACGCGAAATCGTTAATTGGGCGGTGACGATTGGTTCAGTTATCTTGTGTACAATGTTTTTGCTAACTAGGATGCCAGGGACAGCATTGCTAGGTATTGGACCTCATTGGTTGCTAATTTGGGTAGTAGCGTGGAGTGTCAAGCGGACAGTTTTTCAGGGTGCGATCGCGGGTTTGGCTTTGGGATTAATTCAAGATGGGATGACTTCGGGATTGATTGGAGATAGCATCTCTTATCTGCCTTCTCATGCTCTCAGTTTGGCTGTGGTGGGAATACTGACTGCTTGTATCAAAAAGCAAAAGTATATTCAAGAAGATTTTATTTCGATCGCCTTGATTGTTTTTGGCATGGCGATTTTAGCCGAAACTCTTACTGCGTTTCAGCATATTTTAGTTGGGTTGCGAGAGTTGGCTGAAGTTTGGAGTTTTCATCAACGTATTGCTCTTTCTTCAGCAATTCTTAGTAGTCTTTGGGCTCCAGTAATTTATTATCCTCTCAATCTCTGGTGGCAACGAATGAAAGCTTTCGAGCAATAG
- the mreC gene encoding rod shape-determining protein MreC: MFIMRRWWDRHGSRVIWTGVIVGSAWLIRQTHGTPILEIYQWLVGPFQVGQTREEQLIDARNQELQSQLIELEKQNQELKELLGYVKKQKQPTIVAPIVGRSADNWWQQVTLGRGSADGIEVGFVVTGIGGAVGRVISVTAHTSRVLLLTDPSSQVGVKISRSNHLGYLRGEGSELAIMEFYEKVPDVKEGDKVVTSQVSKLFHPGLTVGRVKSVNLDKSPAPEAVIELTAPMGQLEQVVVHPFQKK, from the coding sequence ATGTTTATAATGCGTCGCTGGTGGGATCGGCATGGATCGCGAGTAATCTGGACAGGAGTAATCGTTGGTTCGGCATGGTTAATTCGTCAAACTCATGGCACACCGATCTTAGAAATTTACCAGTGGCTTGTCGGTCCTTTTCAAGTCGGTCAAACGCGAGAAGAGCAATTAATTGATGCTCGTAACCAGGAACTACAAAGCCAATTAATTGAACTAGAAAAGCAAAATCAGGAGTTAAAAGAACTACTCGGTTATGTGAAAAAGCAAAAACAGCCAACGATTGTCGCACCAATTGTCGGACGTAGTGCAGACAATTGGTGGCAACAAGTTACCCTAGGTCGAGGTAGTGCCGATGGCATTGAAGTTGGTTTTGTGGTCACAGGAATTGGTGGTGCGGTAGGTAGGGTAATTAGCGTGACGGCTCACACCAGTCGCGTGTTGTTGCTAACTGACCCTTCCAGCCAAGTAGGAGTGAAAATTAGCCGCAGTAATCATCTCGGTTATCTTCGGGGTGAAGGTTCAGAATTGGCAATTATGGAGTTCTACGAGAAAGTTCCTGATGTCAAAGAAGGTGATAAAGTTGTCACTTCGCAAGTGAGTAAGTTATTTCATCCAGGTTTGACAGTGGGACGGGTAAAGTCAGTTAATCTTGATAAAAGTCCTGCTCCAGAAGCAGTTATTGAGTTAACAGCACCAATGGGTCAACTAGAGCAGGTTGTTGTGCATCCCTTTCAAAAAAAATAG